GTAAGTGAGCGGCAGACACTTTTGTCGGTAGTGAGAAAATGCGCTTTATTCGACATTGTGCTTAAGCCTTTTGCGACCAATAATTTAGCTTGCCTAATCAATTTGAAAGCCCGTCCTAAACATGTCTTACGCAGAATCTTATAATATCAGAGATTTCCTGTTTCCTTCTTTGCTAAAGATTGGTTAGCGTATCAAAGCATGCTTGCGAATATGGGAGAAAAAAATGCGTAAACTAATGATTGGTGCAGCTTTGGCTGCGCTTATGACACCGGGTCTTGCTGCGGCAGATGACTGCGGCGAAGTGACAATTACCGAGATGAACTGGGCGTCGAGTGCTATCATCACAAATATCGCCAAATTCTTGATGGAAGAGGGCTATGGCTGTTCTGTTGTTTCAGTACCGTCTTCAACTACACCTTCTTTGGTTTCCGTGGCGGAAACCGGTAAGCCCGACATCGTAACTGAATTATGGATAAACGGTGCGCCATCCTATCAAGAACTGCAGGACGCCGGTAAAATCATGACTGCCGCTGATGTGCTTGCAGACGGTGGGCGTGAAGGCTGGTGGGTTCCACAGTATATGGTAGATGCGCATCCGGAACTGGCCACAATTGAAGGTGTGAAAGCCAATGTCGATTTGCTGGGCGGCCGTTTCCACAACTGCCCTGACGGTTGGGCGTGTAAAAACACAAACGCAGATCTAGCACGCAACTTTGGTCTGGTAGATGCTGGATTTGAAATCTTCCTGCATGGGTCTGGTGAAACACTGGCAACATCCATTGCCTCTGCCTATGCCAACGAAGAACCTTGGATTGGCTACTATTGGTCGCCGGACCCCTTGATGGCCAAGTACAAGATGGTCGAAGTGGATCTTGGTGTTCCTTATGATCATGAGGTTTTCACCTGCGCGGCGAAATCAGATTGTAGCGCTGAAGGCGTGTCTTCTTGGCCAATCGGCCCAGTGAAAACCGTTGTCACAACAGATTTTGCAGATCGTGCACCTGAGATTGCTGAACTCATGTCCAACATGAGCTTTAAAAACGCCGACGTTCTTTCGTTCTTGGATTGGATGGAAAATAACGGTGCAACTTATGAAGAAACGGCGGTTCACTTCCTGACCACACGACAGGATCTTTGGTCTGAGTGGATCAATGACAGTGCCAAAGAAAACCTGGCAGCGCTGCTGCCTTAAACGTCACCAATATCAATCAAGAGGGCGCAACACTGCGCCCTTTTTCTAAAAAGGGGCAGGGGATAAATGGCTTATTACGACAATTGGATAGAGAGATTGGGACTGCGAGACTGGTGTGACGCCAATTCGCAGGGTGGCCCAATGTCGATGGCAGATCTTTTGAAGAAGTCAAAAGGTGACAAAGCCGGAGAAAGTGACGCATCCATTTTGGACACACCTTTTCCCTCCTTAGACGAGCTGAATTCGGCCTGTCCCGCAATTCCGAAGACCCGTGTATTTACCGATGCGGTTGAAAATAGTTTCCTGTCGATCAAAGACCCTTTGAAAACCATTCTGGACCCAATTACTCAGCCTCTTAGCTGGGCTTTGGATGGCTCTATGTGGCTGTTTCAAGCTGTGCCCTGGTTTATTGTAGTTCCGCTGTTTCTGCTGGTTGTGTTTTGGGCCACTCGGTCCATGGCATTGGTGGTCTTCGTTGGCGTGTCTTTTCTTTTCATGGCCTTCATCGATCACTATGTGCCCGCGATACAAACCCTATCGATTATTTTTGTTTGCACGTCGTTCAGTGTCGCGCTTGGGGTGCCCATAGGCATATTGATGTCACGCAGTGACGCAATGCAGCGTATTGTCGTTCCAATTTTGGATATGCTGCAGACTCTACCGACCTTCGTTTATCTGATACCGCTTATCTTCTTGTTTTCGGTCACAGAATCTAAACTCTATGGCATCGCCATCATTCTTTACGCGGTTGTACCCGTCATTCGTTTGACTGACCTAGGCATTCGTTTGGTTGACAAAGAGGTGCTTGAAGCGGCGCACGCCTTTGGGATGACCGATCGTCAAAAGCTAGTGAATGTGCAGCTTCCGCTTGCCTTGCCAAATATTATGGCTGGTGTGAACCAAACCATTATGATGAGCTTGGCGATGGTTGTTATTGCCTCCTTGGTTTCAGCACCGGGATTGGGCGTTTTGGTTCTTAGAGGCATCCGGAACCTTGAACTTGGTGTGGGTTTGGTCGCGGGTCTAGGCATTGTGCTTTTAGCTGTCTTACTTGATCGCGTAACGAAAACTGCTTTGGCGCGTGTAAACGCAGCTCAAAAACACTAAGGGGCTGCAAAATGACCAAAGAACCAATGATTTCGATCCGCAATCTGTACAAGATTTTCGGAAGTCA
This portion of the Cognatishimia sp. WU-CL00825 genome encodes:
- a CDS encoding ABC transporter substrate-binding protein; amino-acid sequence: MRKLMIGAALAALMTPGLAAADDCGEVTITEMNWASSAIITNIAKFLMEEGYGCSVVSVPSSTTPSLVSVAETGKPDIVTELWINGAPSYQELQDAGKIMTAADVLADGGREGWWVPQYMVDAHPELATIEGVKANVDLLGGRFHNCPDGWACKNTNADLARNFGLVDAGFEIFLHGSGETLATSIASAYANEEPWIGYYWSPDPLMAKYKMVEVDLGVPYDHEVFTCAAKSDCSAEGVSSWPIGPVKTVVTTDFADRAPEIAELMSNMSFKNADVLSFLDWMENNGATYEETAVHFLTTRQDLWSEWINDSAKENLAALLP
- a CDS encoding ABC transporter permease subunit is translated as MAYYDNWIERLGLRDWCDANSQGGPMSMADLLKKSKGDKAGESDASILDTPFPSLDELNSACPAIPKTRVFTDAVENSFLSIKDPLKTILDPITQPLSWALDGSMWLFQAVPWFIVVPLFLLVVFWATRSMALVVFVGVSFLFMAFIDHYVPAIQTLSIIFVCTSFSVALGVPIGILMSRSDAMQRIVVPILDMLQTLPTFVYLIPLIFLFSVTESKLYGIAIILYAVVPVIRLTDLGIRLVDKEVLEAAHAFGMTDRQKLVNVQLPLALPNIMAGVNQTIMMSLAMVVIASLVSAPGLGVLVLRGIRNLELGVGLVAGLGIVLLAVLLDRVTKTALARVNAAQKH